The Parafrankia irregularis genome contains a region encoding:
- a CDS encoding LCP family protein — MTGAGPRASTGGPPGPEAHHLRLVPPVGARRRPIAARLTTGLCGALSCLIFAFVVGGFALYEHFDRQINRLRLSLEGERPADPIEGTTNFLLVGSDSRAGTGNEFQADGEVTGQRSDTTILAHLDVNGTTTLVSFPRDTLVHIPGHGRDKLTQAISIGGPSLLIRTIERLTDIRVDHYVSVDLAGFRDMTNAIGGVTVCVKALPDGSRSNLHDNWSQWRGRVGENHLDGDQALAFVRQRHGLPDNDFDRIHRQQQFIGAVFRKATSDGVLTNPARLESLISATTKSLTIDDGTDIDDIRLLAKRMSAMSSDQIRFVTIPVHAPTPAEGGNAVGELPRYGSVQLYDPAQLNAFLAPLRGRAPAPPAPARPATAAPKDVSVDVFNAARIGGLAGAVGADLSKLGFRVGSPRDWPDGRLSTSEVRYGPGQEAAARAVAAVVPGARLVRDDGLASRVSLVLGTSFQQVRSGAAPAPGTRAVAGIPAPGSSASAAGSTGSPTTADTATTGTRTSAPLTATQLTTGCTY; from the coding sequence GTGACCGGTGCTGGACCGCGCGCCTCGACCGGGGGACCTCCCGGTCCCGAGGCACATCATCTCCGCCTCGTGCCGCCGGTGGGCGCCCGCCGCCGACCGATCGCCGCCAGGCTCACCACCGGCCTCTGCGGCGCCCTCTCCTGCCTGATCTTCGCGTTCGTGGTGGGGGGATTCGCGCTCTACGAGCACTTCGACCGCCAGATCAACCGGCTCCGGCTGAGCCTGGAAGGCGAGCGCCCCGCCGACCCGATCGAGGGAACGACCAACTTCCTGCTCGTCGGGTCCGACAGCAGGGCCGGTACCGGAAACGAGTTCCAGGCCGACGGCGAGGTCACCGGGCAACGTTCGGACACCACGATCCTCGCCCACCTCGACGTGAACGGGACGACCACGCTGGTCTCCTTCCCACGCGACACCCTCGTCCACATCCCGGGGCACGGCCGGGACAAGCTGACCCAGGCGATCTCGATCGGCGGCCCGTCGCTGCTGATCCGCACCATCGAGCGGCTCACCGACATCCGCGTGGACCACTACGTGTCGGTCGACCTCGCGGGCTTCCGCGACATGACCAACGCGATCGGCGGGGTGACCGTCTGCGTGAAGGCCCTGCCGGACGGTTCACGGAGCAACCTGCACGACAACTGGTCGCAGTGGCGGGGCCGGGTCGGCGAGAACCACCTCGACGGCGACCAGGCACTCGCCTTCGTCCGGCAGCGCCATGGCCTGCCCGACAACGACTTCGACCGCATTCACCGCCAGCAGCAGTTCATCGGGGCGGTGTTCCGCAAGGCCACCAGCGACGGCGTGCTGACGAACCCGGCCCGGCTGGAAAGCCTGATCAGCGCGACGACGAAGTCCCTGACCATCGACGACGGGACGGACATCGACGACATCCGGCTGCTCGCGAAGCGGATGAGCGCGATGAGCTCCGACCAGATCAGGTTCGTCACGATCCCCGTACACGCGCCGACCCCCGCGGAGGGCGGGAACGCCGTCGGCGAGCTGCCCCGGTACGGATCGGTGCAGCTGTACGACCCTGCGCAGCTCAACGCGTTCCTCGCCCCGCTGCGCGGCCGGGCGCCGGCCCCGCCCGCACCGGCGCGGCCCGCCACGGCGGCACCGAAGGACGTCTCGGTCGACGTCTTCAACGCGGCCCGGATCGGTGGCCTCGCGGGCGCGGTCGGCGCGGACCTGTCGAAACTGGGCTTCCGGGTCGGCTCGCCCCGCGACTGGCCGGACGGCAGGCTCTCGACCAGCGAGGTCAGGTACGGGCCCGGGCAGGAGGCCGCCGCCCGCGCGGTCGCCGCCGTCGTGCCGGGCGCCCGCCTCGTCCGGGATGACGGTCTCGCCAGCCGGGTCTCGCTCGTGCTCGGCACGTCGTTCCAGCAGGTGCGGTCCGGGGCGGCTCCGGCGCCCGGCACCCGCGCGGTCGCCGGGATACCCGCACCCGGGTCATCCGCGTCCGCCGCGGGCTCCACGGGCTCCCCCACGACGGCCGACACCGCGACGACCGGCACCAGGACGAGCGCGCCCCTCACCGCGACGCAGCTGACCACCGGTTGTACCTACTGA
- a CDS encoding glycosyltransferase family 39 protein → MTPETPMPEKADTQENQPRRDEQPGSGRSSGRSKVPVLVLLITALHVALLVTYSFVYTTWTGYDEAQHVDMVYGLQHGAGWPAPGEKMIATGVAATSDDFDRGRFQDMFQSGGKRRGSPSFAEIAPTPRGDRLSFDELGGATPVDDGRLSNQMIQHPPLVYAIGAGLLDVLPGSEHWAYDQQVLVLRLLNILLLAPVPLLAWAAARRFGLRGPLATAAAALPLAVPGFTRVGATFNNDGILVLATGALTVVLAGVVRGDLRRRTAAWAGLWFGVAMLSKAFAFVLPFTIVAAYLVGWRQARRDQHPTDDRRPSGGRVRLPVLPAVIAVGLGVAIGGWWWVRNYLLYDALQPNGWATDPPRREPLLLPDSFFTWLWYFVRTMISRFWGGLGMFEPPQLSPIAIVAATVTVIGLSVTAVVTAARRRAPVAEAVMEDAPAAATEAAPDAAVEASPKAATTAAPEATTTAEATTAGAGLGLITRAAAPLVLLAPVFLAYLMVGQRSWAEYERYTRGIAVQGRYLYLGLVGLAVVVAAGLGRSLGRRARWAPSIVLLGALVMQGLALLAVCSYYWLPRGVRFVPTRIPDVVSAIARWAPLPVGVTIGAFVLTGLLWVGVLLVSVRTARRGPAATSRADADGETTETSPQPDQVALA, encoded by the coding sequence ATGACGCCCGAGACTCCCATGCCGGAAAAGGCCGATACGCAGGAGAACCAACCGCGGCGGGACGAACAGCCGGGGTCCGGGCGGTCGTCCGGGCGGTCGAAGGTCCCGGTCCTGGTGCTGCTCATCACCGCGCTGCATGTGGCACTTCTTGTGACCTACTCGTTCGTCTACACGACCTGGACGGGCTACGACGAGGCACAGCACGTCGACATGGTCTACGGCCTGCAGCACGGGGCCGGCTGGCCCGCCCCGGGCGAGAAGATGATCGCCACCGGCGTCGCCGCGACCTCCGACGACTTCGACCGCGGCCGGTTCCAGGACATGTTCCAGTCCGGCGGCAAGCGCCGCGGCTCACCGTCGTTCGCCGAGATCGCCCCCACCCCGCGCGGCGACCGGCTCTCCTTCGACGAGCTCGGCGGCGCCACGCCGGTCGACGACGGCCGGCTGTCGAACCAGATGATCCAGCATCCGCCGCTGGTCTACGCCATCGGCGCCGGCCTGCTGGACGTCCTGCCGGGCTCCGAGCACTGGGCCTACGACCAGCAGGTGCTCGTCCTGCGGCTGCTGAACATCCTGCTCCTCGCACCTGTGCCGCTGCTGGCCTGGGCCGCGGCGCGCAGGTTCGGGCTGCGCGGCCCGCTGGCGACCGCGGCGGCGGCGCTGCCCCTGGCGGTGCCCGGTTTCACCAGGGTCGGGGCGACCTTCAACAACGACGGCATCCTGGTCCTCGCGACCGGCGCGCTCACCGTCGTGCTGGCCGGGGTCGTGCGCGGTGACCTGCGCCGGCGCACAGCGGCCTGGGCCGGCCTCTGGTTCGGCGTGGCCATGCTGTCCAAGGCGTTCGCCTTCGTGCTCCCGTTCACGATCGTCGCCGCCTACCTGGTCGGCTGGCGTCAGGCCCGACGCGACCAGCATCCGACCGATGACCGACGCCCGTCCGGCGGCCGGGTCCGGCTGCCGGTGCTGCCCGCCGTGATCGCGGTCGGCCTGGGGGTGGCGATCGGGGGCTGGTGGTGGGTCCGCAACTACCTGCTCTACGACGCCCTCCAGCCGAACGGCTGGGCCACCGACCCGCCGCGCCGCGAGCCGCTGCTGCTGCCCGACTCGTTCTTCACCTGGTTGTGGTACTTCGTCCGGACGATGATCAGCCGCTTCTGGGGTGGCCTCGGCATGTTCGAGCCCCCGCAGCTGTCGCCGATCGCGATCGTGGCGGCGACCGTGACCGTGATCGGCCTGTCCGTCACGGCCGTGGTCACGGCGGCCCGGCGCCGCGCGCCCGTGGCGGAGGCCGTGATGGAGGACGCGCCGGCGGCCGCAACGGAAGCCGCTCCGGACGCCGCGGTGGAAGCCAGCCCGAAGGCCGCGACCACGGCCGCCCCGGAGGCGACGACCACGGCCGAGGCCACGACGGCCGGCGCTGGGCTGGGCTTGATCACCCGGGCGGCCGCTCCGCTCGTGCTGCTCGCACCTGTGTTCCTCGCGTACCTCATGGTCGGGCAGCGGAGCTGGGCCGAGTATGAGCGGTATACCCGGGGCATCGCGGTTCAGGGCCGCTACCTGTACCTCGGTCTGGTCGGGCTCGCGGTCGTCGTGGCCGCGGGGCTCGGGCGGTCACTCGGCCGGCGGGCCCGGTGGGCGCCGTCGATTGTTCTGCTCGGTGCCCTGGTGATGCAGGGGCTCGCGCTGCTCGCGGTGTGCAGCTACTACTGGCTGCCACGGGGTGTCCGTTTCGTCCCCACCCGGATTCCGGACGTCGTCTCCGCGATCGCCCGCTGGGCGCCGCTGCCCGTCGGTGTCACGATCGGCGCCTTCGTCCTGACCGGACTGCTGTGGGTCGGTGTTCTCCTTGTTTCCGTCCGAACAGCCCGGCGCGGCCCCGCCGCGACCAGCCGAGCGGACGCGGATGGGGAGACCACCGAGACCAGTCCCCAGCCCGACCAGGTGGCGTTGGCCTGA